AGTATAACAGCAGTCCAAGGTGGCTTGTCTGTAGATACTTCCATGGGTATGACTCCACTGGAAGGACTTATGATGGGTACACGTAGTGGTGATTTGGACCCTGCAATCGTGCCTTATGTTATGAACAAAGAAGAATTGACGGTCAATGAAGTTAACTCCATGCTGAACAAGCACAGTGGACTTTTAGCGATTTCCGGTATCAGCAGTGATATGCGTGAAGTCACAGAAGGTATGGAAAAAGGCGAAGCTAATTCTACATTGGCATTCGAAATGTATGAATACCGTCTGCGTAAATACATTGGCTCGTATGCTGCGGCAATGAACGGGGTAGACGTGATTGTATTTACAGCAGGTGTAGGCGAAAATTCCGCTGTTCTGCGTAAGAGAGTGTTGGAGCAACTGACATTCCTCGGTATCGAGCTGGATGAATCACTGAACGCTATTCGCTCTGGTGAGCCTCGTCGGATTACAACGGCAAATTCCAAGGTAGAAGTATTGGTTATTCCAACGAACGAAGAACTGGTTATTGCCCGTGACACGTTCCGTTTGGTACAATAACTTAGCTGAAATAAAATGAATTTTATGCATACATACATACTTTAGCATGTATGTATTAACCAGTTGAGAACAAACAGCCTGACCCTAGGGAAGGGCTGTTTGATTTTCGGTTAAGAGGAGAGACGTTCATGACGAATAAAAGTACGATTGCCCAAGTAGGCCGCCATGTAGGGGAAACGGTTACAATCGGCGCTTGGGTAAACAATAAAAGATCTAGCGGTAAAATTCAGTTTCTGCAACTGCGTGACGGTAGCGGATATATTCAAGGGGTTATCGTAAAAAGCGAAGTGTCCGAGGACATTTGGAATGATGCCAAATCCTTGACTCAAGAAAGCTCCCTGTATGTGACTGGAGTCGTGCGTGAGGAACCGCGTAGCCAATCAGGCTTTGAATTAACGGTTACAGGCATTGAAATTATTCATCTGACTGAAAACTACCCGATTACACCAAAAGAGCATGGGGTAGATTTTCTGATGGATCACCGTCATTTGTGGCTGCGTTCCGCCAAGCAACGTGCTGTTCTGATCGTACGGGCAGAGATCATCCGTGCTGTACAGGAATTTTTTAATAGCAACGGCTTTACGAAGGTGGACCCGCCGATTTTGACGCCTTCTTCCGCAGAAGGCACAACAGAGCTGTTCCACATCAAATATTTTGACGAAGATGCATATTTGACACAAAGTGGACAATTGTATATGGAAGCGGCAGCGATGGCTTTGGGTAAGGTATATTCCTTTGGCCCAACGTTCCGTGCGGAAAAGTCCAAAACACGTCGTCACCTGATTGAGTTCTGGATGATTGAGCCGGAAATGGCTTTTGTGGATCATGAAGAATCCTTGCGCATCCAGGAGCAGTTTGTAAGCCATATCGTACAGTCTGTTCTGAAAAATTGTGCAAAGGAACTTGAAACGATTGGACGCGATGTTTCGAAGCTGGAGCAAATTCAAGGCGAATTCCCGCGCATCACGTATGATGAGGCGATTGCGTTCCTCCAAGGTGAAGGATTCGATATTCCTTGGGGTGAAGACTTTGGCGCTCCTCATGAAACGGCTATTGCCGACAAATACAACAAGCCTGTATTCATTACACATTGGCCGGCTCACATTAAGGCATTTTATATGAAACCCGACCCAACTCGTCCAGAGGTTGTTTTGTGTGCCGATATGATCGCTCCTGAAGGCTACGGCGAAATTATCGGGGGTTCCCAACGGATTGATGATCCGGCCTTGATGGAAGAGCGTTTTAACGAGCATAACCTAGCACGCGAAGCTTACCAGTGGTATATGGATCTGCGCACCTATGGCAGCGTTCCGCATTCCGGCTTTGGACTGGGACTGGAGCGTACAGTAGCCTGGATTTGCGGGCTCGATCATGTACGTGAAACGATTCCGTTCCCACGTATGCTGTATCGTCTGTATCCGTAACCGATGACCGGATCATTCGACAAGACATCTGCGGCTGGGTGGGCGGAGGGAGCAGCCTTTGCTATGGAAGCCGGAATGGTCCAGATTCCCTACGCCCTGCTCAAGCATTATCGGACGCTTCGGCTGACGGATGGTGAAATGCTGCTGCTGATGCAGCTACTTGCTTTTAAACAGGCGGAACGTAATGAATTTCCAACATGGGAGCAGTTACAGGCCCGTCTTGGATGTACTGCGAACGAAATCGCGCTCTATTTCAGCAAGCTGACGAAAGAAGGCTTTTTGCGAATTGATTCTGTGGAGGACCGTAGCTCATCCGTACAATTTGAACGCTACAATTTGACGGGACTGTATCGTAAGCTGGCGGAGTGTATGATTGCCGAGCGTACGGAGCCAGACGATGAGGACGACTTTTTGTTTGCCGGGCAACCTGAGATTCAGAATGGAACAACGCAATCTTTGCCTACAGAAGAACGAAATTTGTTCACGATTTTCGAGAAAGAATTTGGTCGGCCGCTGTCACCGATGGAATACGAGACGATCAACAGTTGGATGGATCAGGATCGTTATCCCGAAGAGCTGATTTTGCTGGCTTTGAAGGAAGCGGTGTTTGCAGGAAAGGTGCACTTCCGATATATAGACCGCATATTGCTGGAGTGGAGTCGAAACCGTGTGCGCAATGCACAGGATGCCAAAGAATACGCCCAGCGATTCCGTGGTGGCGGACGCAGCTAAAGCAGCGGTCTGTGTCATCGCCTGTGCATAACAATTAAGCAGAAAATTAAAGCGAGCAAGCAGGCTTTAATGATAGAGGACACACCACTCCGGTTGGAGGGTGTGTCCTTTTTAAATATTTTTAAAAAAATATGCAGGGGGAGAAAATTCTCTGACGTCTATAGTATTGGGAAGGGGGAGAGCGTCATTGATATAGAGAGAATCATTGAGCGAATCCGGTCTGGTGATCGGCAGGCGTTCCGTGAGATCGTAGAACTGTACAGCAAGCATGTGTTTCATATCGCCTATTCGGTATTGCATGACAGTAAGGAAGCGGAAGATGCCGCACAGGAAGCGTTCGTTCAGGTGTATAAGTCTCTCCCCCAGTACCGGAACGAAGGTTTCAAAACGTGGCTGAGCCGAATTGCGCTCCACAAAGCGCTGGATATCAAGCGCAAACAGGACAGGCGGCCCACAGAGCTCGTAGACGTTGCACAAACGCTCGTACAGTTCCCTTCCCGGGATGAGGATATGCTGTCGCGCCTGATCCGCGAGGAACGCAATGTAGAACTATCGGAAAAAATCGCCCAGTTGCCCCAGCAGCATCGGGATATTATTCGAGCCTATTATATGCAGGGCAAAACTTATGACCAAATTGCGGATGAGACGCAGGTAGCTTTAAAAACGGTAGAGTCCAGGCTTTACCGGGCACGGCAATGGATTCGAAATCACTGGAAGGAGGAGGAATGGCAATGACTGAACAACAGGATAAACCGTGGATGGAAGGGCAATTAAAGGATTGGCATGCTTATATAACAGGAACTTGCACGTTAGAAGAGTCTGAGCGGCTGGAAAAGCTTTTGCTGGAAGACGAACAGGCGCTGGATGTATATCTTGCTGCACTGGAGCAACTGGAACCGACCTTAGAAGATCATGTTGCCCAGATAAATGCGGAGCACTTCACAGACAGAGTCATGGCCGTTCTTTCCGATATAGACGCAGAAGCGAGTCAAGTCATTTTTAACAAGCGTCGCTGGTTTGAAAAGCCTGTGTTTCACTATGTTATAGCGGCAAGCCTGACCTTGATCTTGCTGTCCAGTGGTGCTTTTGACAAAATGCTGCAAAACAACGGAAAGCCGATTCCTTCAAAAGAACGCGTCTCTTACAGTGAAGAGGTCATGCGAGCTACGACAAGCTGGCTCGACAAATTAAAACCCTAAAATTCGGATTTGGCAATATCCCAAGATTAGAAAGGAAGTGTAGCTGTGCCTTATACAGAACGAAGCAAACTGCTGGCATTTCTGCTGAATATCATCCCTGGTGTAGGACACTATTACTGGAAGCGCAAAGCCAATGCGTTTGTATATACCATTTTGTTTTTTGGATGTCTGGCGGGAGGTTTTTTTCTTGCGGTGGTAGCGAGGGACGAAGGGCCTTTTTTGGCTAGTATTTTTGTGGCCACTCTTGTGTGGGGATTGAGTATGCTGCATATCATGATCAGCTTATTGCGTAATGATGCTCGTACAGTTGTTGCTCCATATCCTCCGCATCCTTCTCATACAGGTCCGAACCCGTATGGCTTTTACGCTCAGCATGTATCTTATGAAGGTGAAGGCTTGGCGGGAGAAGCATCGGAAGGTGCAACAGATACAAATACGGATGTACCGGGAGCAGGAGTAGGCTATGGTCCAGGTTATAATCCTTATGAGCAAGGATACTACGGGGCGCCAGGTTCGCCCGCTTACCCAAAAGGGTCGGATAATGAACGTTTTTTCACCATATTGCTATCGTTCATCCCGGGATTGGGGCACCTTCATCTGGGGCTAATGCAGCGTGGCTTGTCTTTTCTGATGTCCTTCTTTGGCTTTGGAGTGATTCTCATCTTTATTACCAGTGTTACAAACGAATCTGGATTTATGGCGTTTGCAGGCGTGTTGCCGATTATTTGGCTGTATTGCATGTTTGATGCGGTGCAGCTTGTACATCGCAAGCAAGCAGGAGAAATTCTTCAGGACCGGACTTTGTTTGAGGAACTGGAGCATGGAAGAGTTGAGGGGCGGCGCAGTAAAATGCTGGCTTCCATTTTATCCGTATTTCCCGGTGCCGGTCATATGTATATCGGTCTGCAAAAACGGGGGCTTCAGCTCATGCTGCTGTTTTTAGGAGGAATCTATGTGCTGGATGTGCTGCATCTTTCGCTCTTTTTGTTCCTGATTCCGGTCATCTGGTTTTACAGCTTTTTTGATGCGTTGCAGCAAGTAAGCCGTTATGGTCGGGAACCACTGATTGACAAGCCTGTCATCGGCATGTTTGCACAATATCATCGGTGGGTAGGCTTGGGATTGCTGGCGCTGGGTGCTTATTACATCCTGATTAACATCCTGGTTCCTGTGCTGGATCGCCTGTTTCCAGAAGGGCAGATTTACAATATCGTCGACACATATTTACGAACAATTATTGTATCCTTCTTGTTGATCGGCGGTGGTATTTGGATGATGATCGGTAATTCCAAAACGAAACGGGCAAAGGAGAAGCGATAGAATGGATACTGAATTTTCAAAGAGTGAGGCTCCCATGAAGGGAGTCCATCATTCTCCTAGTGACGGGACAAGCTCTAACAAGACATCAACTGCTTCAGCAGGGGTATGGAAGGTCGGGAGGCTTTCAATGGGACTTTTTCTTGTCCTGTTAGGCGGCATAACGTGTGCCTCCAAGTTTTGGGGAGCAGGCACCCTGGAGCAGATATTGACCTGGTGGCCTGTCGTATTTGTTTTGCTGGGATTGGAGATTTTAATGTATACAGCGTGGAAAGGGACACGTGAGCGCATTCGTTATGATTTGTTCAGTATGTTCATTACGGCCGTATTGGTTTTTTTCTGTATCGGATTTGCTTTGGTCAGCTCACTGGGACTTACTACTCAAGTCAGGGAAATGATGGGTTCTGTGCAGGAAACAAGGCTTCTCCCTGATTGGCATGAGAAAATGCCTGCCGGTGTGACCAAGGTGATTGTGCAGGGAGAAAATCCGTATGCGGTCAAAATTGATGCAACCACCTCACCAGAGGTGCATGTGTTTGGAAGCTATGTATATACAGGCAACGTGAACGAATTCAAAGGACAAGAGCTATATCAGACAAAGCAAATTGGAGATACGTTATATGTGCTGCTCGGCCAAATTCCGACACGTTTTATGCAGGATCGGCAGCAGCTTGACGTTACGATTGCAGTTCCCAAGGGAATTGCGGTTACTGTACGTGATAGCCATGGGAATATTATCGGGGAATAGGGAGTGCTTCCGGCTCCAGCTTTACATTCTGCATCATTCAAGCGATACTTTAAAGGAGAAGCCCTTGTGGATTCATTCAGTGTATGTGATCTTAGGGTAAACTTGAAGTAAGTGAATTGAATACAACTACGAATGTACCTGGAAAGAGAGGAAAAACATGATATCGTTAAATCCTGATACGCTTACAGCGCGTGAAAATTATAAACTGTTAAGCGGAAGCATTATCCCAAGGCCGGTAGCCTTTGTAACGACGTTGAGCAGCGAAGGAGTGCTGAATGGAGCCCCGTTCAGTTATTTTTCCATCGTAGCCTCCGAGCCGCCGCTTCTGTCCGTATCCGTACAACGTGTGGACGGAGTGTCCAAAGATACAGCGCGCAATGCGATGGAGCAAAAAGCTTTTGTCGTACATATCACAGATGAGGACAATGTAGGCGCAGTGAATGTGACGGCTTCTCGTCTGTCGCCGGATGAGAGTGAAATTATGTTAGCAGGACTAACGCCGATCCAAAGTACAAAAATTGCGGTTCCGGGTGTGAGCGAAGCGAAAATACGGATGGAATGTGTCCTGGAGCGGGCAATACCGCTGGGAGGTACGGAGAACGCACCGGCCTGTGATCTGCTGATCGGGCGCGTGGTGCAGTATCACTTATCCGAGGAAGCGTATCAAAACACCTATGTCATTGCCAAAAATTTGCGTCCGGTGAGCCGATTGGCCGGAAACGACTATGCGAAGCTGGGTGAGCAATTCAAGCTGGAGCGTCCCCAATAGGGGGCGTTTTTTTATAGCATTAAGTACTAGTGAATACTCTGTCCATTGTTGCGTATAAATATAGTCCGAATACTTTTCTTTTGAACAAGT
This DNA window, taken from Paenibacillus kribbensis, encodes the following:
- a CDS encoding DnaD domain-containing protein: MTGSFDKTSAAGWAEGAAFAMEAGMVQIPYALLKHYRTLRLTDGEMLLLMQLLAFKQAERNEFPTWEQLQARLGCTANEIALYFSKLTKEGFLRIDSVEDRSSSVQFERYNLTGLYRKLAECMIAERTEPDDEDDFLFAGQPEIQNGTTQSLPTEERNLFTIFEKEFGRPLSPMEYETINSWMDQDRYPEELILLALKEAVFAGKVHFRYIDRILLEWSRNRVRNAQDAKEYAQRFRGGGRS
- a CDS encoding multi-tm2 domain protein codes for the protein MPYTERSKLLAFLLNIIPGVGHYYWKRKANAFVYTILFFGCLAGGFFLAVVARDEGPFLASIFVATLVWGLSMLHIMISLLRNDARTVVAPYPPHPSHTGPNPYGFYAQHVSYEGEGLAGEASEGATDTNTDVPGAGVGYGPGYNPYEQGYYGAPGSPAYPKGSDNERFFTILLSFIPGLGHLHLGLMQRGLSFLMSFFGFGVILIFITSVTNESGFMAFAGVLPIIWLYCMFDAVQLVHRKQAGEILQDRTLFEELEHGRVEGRRSKMLASILSVFPGAGHMYIGLQKRGLQLMLLFLGGIYVLDVLHLSLFLFLIPVIWFYSFFDALQQVSRYGREPLIDKPVIGMFAQYHRWVGLGLLALGAYYILINILVPVLDRLFPEGQIYNIVDTYLRTIIVSFLLIGGGIWMMIGNSKTKRAKEKR
- a CDS encoding RNA polymerase sigma factor; amino-acid sequence: MIEDTPLRLEGVSFLNIFKKICRGRKFSDVYSIGKGESVIDIERIIERIRSGDRQAFREIVELYSKHVFHIAYSVLHDSKEAEDAAQEAFVQVYKSLPQYRNEGFKTWLSRIALHKALDIKRKQDRRPTELVDVAQTLVQFPSRDEDMLSRLIREERNVELSEKIAQLPQQHRDIIRAYYMQGKTYDQIADETQVALKTVESRLYRARQWIRNHWKEEEWQ
- a CDS encoding flavin reductase family protein, whose protein sequence is MISLNPDTLTARENYKLLSGSIIPRPVAFVTTLSSEGVLNGAPFSYFSIVASEPPLLSVSVQRVDGVSKDTARNAMEQKAFVVHITDEDNVGAVNVTASRLSPDESEIMLAGLTPIQSTKIAVPGVSEAKIRMECVLERAIPLGGTENAPACDLLIGRVVQYHLSEEAYQNTYVIAKNLRPVSRLAGNDYAKLGEQFKLERPQ
- the asnS gene encoding asparagine--tRNA ligase, yielding MTNKSTIAQVGRHVGETVTIGAWVNNKRSSGKIQFLQLRDGSGYIQGVIVKSEVSEDIWNDAKSLTQESSLYVTGVVREEPRSQSGFELTVTGIEIIHLTENYPITPKEHGVDFLMDHRHLWLRSAKQRAVLIVRAEIIRAVQEFFNSNGFTKVDPPILTPSSAEGTTELFHIKYFDEDAYLTQSGQLYMEAAAMALGKVYSFGPTFRAEKSKTRRHLIEFWMIEPEMAFVDHEESLRIQEQFVSHIVQSVLKNCAKELETIGRDVSKLEQIQGEFPRITYDEAIAFLQGEGFDIPWGEDFGAPHETAIADKYNKPVFITHWPAHIKAFYMKPDPTRPEVVLCADMIAPEGYGEIIGGSQRIDDPALMEERFNEHNLAREAYQWYMDLRTYGSVPHSGFGLGLERTVAWICGLDHVRETIPFPRMLYRLYP